In a single window of the Gossypium hirsutum isolate 1008001.06 chromosome D02, Gossypium_hirsutum_v2.1, whole genome shotgun sequence genome:
- the LOC107910163 gene encoding uncharacterized membrane protein At1g16860 codes for MGSRFPSHKLRNGLYVSGRPEQPKERTPTMSSVAMPYTGGDIKKSGELGKMFDIPMDGSKSRKSGPINTVPSRTGSFGGAASNSGPIMPNAAPRAGYTTSGPGATGGMSSSASLKKSNNSGPLNRHGDPVKKSSGPQSGGVMPSGRQNSGPIPPVLPATGLITSGPISSGPLNSSGVPRKVSGPLESLGSMKVQGSAVHNQAVNVLSQDDDFSFRRNFPKPIFWALILLFVMGFIAGGFIFAAVHNVILLLVVVVLFSAVTALYVWNSCWRRKAITDFIAHYPNAELRNAKNGQFVKISGVVTCGNVPLESSFQRVPRCVYTSSHLYEYRGWDSKAANHTHRRFTWGLRLLERRAVDFYISDFQSGLRALVKAGYTARVTPYVDDSIVIDVNPANEALSLEFVRWLGERNLSSDDRVMRMKEGYIKEGSTVSVMGVIQRNDNVLMIVPTSEPITTGFQWAKCIFPGTLEGIVLRCEDTLNNDAIPV; via the exons ATGGGTTCTAGATTCCCATCTCATAAGCTTCGCAATGGGCTTTATGTATCAGGCAGACCAGAACAGCCTAAAGAAAGGACTCCAACCATGAGTTCGGTGGCCATGCCCTATACTGGTGGAGATATTAAGAAGTCCGGAGAACTGGGGAAGATGTTTGATATCCCTATGGATGGTTCTAAGTCCCGGAAATCTGGGCCTATAAATACTGTTCCTTCAAGGACTGGATCTTTTGGGGGTGCTGCTTCAAATTCTGGACCAATCATGCCTAATGCAGCGCCTCGGGCAGGCTATACCACATCAGGTCCTGGTGCCACTGGAGGCATGTCCAGCTCAGCATCATTAAAGAAGTCAAACAACTCTGGACCACTGAATAGACATGGAGATCCTGTAAAGAAATCATCAGGTCCACAATCCGGTGGAGTAATGCCGAGTGGACGTCAAAATTCTGGTCCTATTCCTCCTGTTCTCCCTGCAACAGGCCTTATTACGTCTGGACCAATCTCTTCAGGCCCATTGAATTCCTCTGGGGTTCCTCGGAAAGTATCTGGTCCCCTGGAATCTTTGGGATCAATGAAAGTACAAGGTTCTGCCGTTCATAATCAGGCTGTCAATGTTCTTAGCCAAGATGATGACTTTTCTTTCAGGAGGAACTTCCCGAAACCAATATTTTGGGCACTGATACTGCTTTTCGTAATGGGTTTCATTGCTGGTGGTTTTATTTTTGCGGCAGTTCACAACGTCATTCTCCTTCTTGTTGTTGTGGTTCTTTTCAGTGCTGTCACTGCATTATATGTTTGGAACTCTTGTTGGAGGAGAAAAGCTATTACAGATTTCATTGCTCATTATCCAAATGCAGAGCTTAGAAATGCAAAGAATGGGCAATTCGTAAAAATATCTGGG GTGGTAACATGTGGTAATGTACCTCTCGAGTCATCCTTCCAGAGAGTTCCCAGATGTGTTTATACATCTAGTCATTTGTATGAGTACCGAGGATGGGATTCCAAAGCTGCGAATCATACTCATCGTCGTTTTACTTGGGGACTTCGGTTGCTAGAA AGGCGTGCAGTAGATTTCTACATCTCGGATTTCCAGTCTGGGTTGAGAGCATTAGTAAAAGCAGGCTATACAGCTAGGGTGACTCCTTATGTGGATGATTCGATTGTTATAGATGTCAACCCAGCTAATGAAGCATTATCTCTGGAGTTTGTCAGATGGTTGGGAGAAAGGAACCTTTCAAGTGATGACCGTGTAATGCGAATGAAAGAGGG gTATATCAAGGAAGGAAGCACTGTTAGTGTAATGGGAGTTATTCAGCGAAACGACAATGTGCTTATGATTGTTCCTACATCGGAGCCAATTACAACTGGATTCCAATGGGCCAAATGTATCTTCCCTGGGACCCTTGAGGGAATTGTATTAAGATGTGAAGACACGTTGAATAACGATGCCATACCGGTTTAG